One Streptomyces umbrinus genomic window, GAGCTCGACCTGGCCCTCGCCCGTGCCGACGAGGATGTCGTGCACCGGCACGTCCGCGACGATGCGGGCCATCTTCTTCTTCTCGGCGGCCAGCAGGCTCTTCACCCGGTTCGGGTTGCCCTCGGCGACCAGGACGATGCCGGCCTTGCCGACGGCCCGGTGGACCACGTCCTGGCTGCGGTTCATCGCCACCGCCGGGGTGGTCGTCCAGCCGCGCCCGATGTTGTCGAGTACCGCGGCGGCCGCACCGGGCTGGCCCTCCATCTGCCCGAACGCCGCACGCTCGGCCCGGCGTCCGAAGACGATCGCCGACGCGAGGAAGGCGAGCAGGAGGCCGAGACTGCCGAGATAGATCGGGTGACCGATCAAGAAGCCGATCGCGAGAAAGACACCGAGGGTGCCGATTCCGACAGCCGCGAGTACAAGACCGATCATCTTGTCGGCCTTGCGGGTCATCTTGTAAGTCAGGGCGATCTGCTTGAGTCGCCCGGGGTTCGCAGCGTCCGCTGCGGATTCCTTCCTCGCCATGCCGTGAAGTCTACGTGGCGCGGGAAGCGCCGACGACGGCGGTGCCGGGTCGGCGGCTCAGTGGCGGCCGCTGAGGCTCTTCTCGATGACGAGCTGTGCCTCGACGCGGTCCTTGGCGCGGCGGCGGTCCTCCAGGACGGAGGTCCAGGCGTTGCGGCGGGCGGTGCGCTGGCCGCTGCTCAGGAGCAGTGACTCGACGGCACGGAGTGCATCGCCGAACGACGGAATCGGTGTGGCGCGAACGGGCGCGGTCTGCATGGTGGAGGTCCCCCCTCGGGATGGCGGCTCTGGCTAGGGCTCTACGTGGCGTAAGACCAGGGTCACTGAATGGTGTTACCAGGGCGTGACCGACCGGTCAAACGCCAATGAAGCCTTGATGCGCGGGCCGAAAACACTGACGCGGCCCTGATGGGGTCCCCATCTGCGGGGACGGTCAGGACCGCGTCGTATTGGCCACTACCGGTGGGTAGTTGCTTGTGCTCGGATTCACACGCCGAGGGTGGCACTGCGTGCCATCTCCCAGGTCGCGCAACGTGTCGCGCGACCCCCTCTCGCCTCGTCTCAGACGGCCTGCGAGGCGACGTACGAGCCCCGCTTCTCGATCGCCATCTGGTACAGGCGGCCCGCGCGGTACGAGGAGCGGACCAGCGGGCC contains:
- a CDS encoding DUF4191 domain-containing protein, which encodes MARKESAADAANPGRLKQIALTYKMTRKADKMIGLVLAAVGIGTLGVFLAIGFLIGHPIYLGSLGLLLAFLASAIVFGRRAERAAFGQMEGQPGAAAAVLDNIGRGWTTTPAVAMNRSQDVVHRAVGKAGIVLVAEGNPNRVKSLLAAEKKKMARIVADVPVHDILVGTGEGQVELKKLRTTMLKLPRVLSGPQVTATNDRLRALGDLMSNMPLPKGPMPKGMRMPRGGPKMR
- a CDS encoding SCO2195 family GlnR-regulated protein → MQTAPVRATPIPSFGDALRAVESLLLSSGQRTARRNAWTSVLEDRRRAKDRVEAQLVIEKSLSGRH